In Hamadaea flava, a genomic segment contains:
- a CDS encoding Acg family FMN-binding oxidoreductase yields the protein MAANTNTDAPVPDILAHAAETASAAPSIHNSQPWRWEVDGDRLELYAERSRQLTATDPEGRMLTISCGTSLHHARLALAGWGWQAEVDRFPDGDGDLLARIRLAGAIPITAEAEQLLRTIGHRHTDRRPVANRPVPSDALQALAAAAYAEGARLQLLHVEQVDDLASATAHAAEIDAADPTIQNELSEWTGGERSQLGLPDEVIPSRPPQTNVPSREFSGSGSLQIGDNHDKSASYGLLYGDEDNPLGWLRGGEALSALWLTAVRLGLGIMPISEPVEVPAGRQILRRTLSYLGWPYLAVRVGVPADETEPEATPRLPASETVHKH from the coding sequence ATGGCCGCCAACACGAACACCGACGCGCCCGTTCCCGACATCCTGGCCCATGCCGCCGAGACCGCCTCGGCCGCGCCCTCGATCCACAATTCCCAGCCATGGCGCTGGGAGGTCGACGGCGACCGCCTGGAGCTGTACGCCGAACGCTCCCGCCAGCTCACCGCGACCGATCCGGAAGGCCGCATGCTGACGATCAGCTGCGGCACCTCCCTGCACCACGCCCGGCTGGCGTTGGCCGGCTGGGGCTGGCAGGCCGAGGTCGACCGCTTCCCCGACGGCGACGGCGACCTGCTGGCCCGCATCCGGCTGGCGGGCGCGATCCCGATCACGGCCGAGGCCGAGCAGCTGCTCCGAACGATCGGGCATCGGCATACCGACCGGCGGCCGGTCGCGAACCGCCCGGTGCCCTCCGACGCCCTGCAGGCCCTCGCCGCGGCGGCGTACGCCGAAGGCGCCCGGCTCCAGCTGCTGCACGTCGAACAGGTCGACGACCTGGCGAGCGCGACCGCCCACGCGGCGGAGATCGACGCCGCCGACCCGACGATCCAGAACGAGCTGTCCGAGTGGACCGGCGGCGAGCGCAGCCAACTCGGCCTCCCCGACGAGGTCATCCCCTCCCGGCCGCCGCAGACCAACGTCCCGAGTCGGGAGTTCTCCGGTTCGGGGAGCCTCCAGATCGGCGACAACCACGACAAGTCGGCGTCCTACGGGTTGCTCTACGGCGACGAGGACAATCCGCTCGGCTGGCTGCGCGGTGGCGAGGCACTGTCGGCGCTGTGGTTGACCGCCGTCCGCCTCGGCCTCGGGATCATGCCGATCAGCGAACCGGTCGAGGTTCCGGCGGGCCGTCAGATCCTGCGCCGGACGCTGTCCTACCTCGGCTGGCCGTACCTCGCCGTGCGCGTCGGCGTACCGGCGGACGAGACGGAACCGGAGGCGACGCCCCGGCTGCCCGCGTCGGAGACGGTACACAAGCACTGA
- a CDS encoding SDR family NAD(P)-dependent oxidoreductase has product MIVLVTGCSTGIGLHTAVAAAQAGWTVVATMRDLSRQDALLDAASSAGVEVDVRRLDVTSWESIQDCMAAVVDKYGRLDAVVNNAGVGNTVPTIEMASLDAYRANIEVNFFGVVAMTKAALPHLRASRGRVVTLGSTRGLIGQPFNEAYSAAKFAVEGFLESLAPTAAGMGVTVTIVEPGPVLETAFGANTGITRDSLIADCGPYTDVLVPYLDWVASGGYPGAQTAREVAEVVVESLSDPRPPLRVLTSTWAKEYASRKLADVDGSAVQTAARSWLGLS; this is encoded by the coding sequence ATGATCGTGCTCGTCACCGGCTGCTCGACCGGGATCGGCCTGCACACCGCCGTGGCGGCGGCGCAGGCGGGCTGGACCGTGGTGGCCACGATGCGTGACCTCTCGCGTCAGGACGCGCTGCTCGACGCGGCGTCTTCGGCCGGGGTCGAGGTGGACGTCCGGCGACTCGACGTCACCTCGTGGGAGTCCATTCAGGACTGCATGGCCGCCGTCGTCGACAAGTACGGGCGGCTCGACGCGGTGGTCAACAACGCGGGCGTCGGGAACACCGTGCCGACCATCGAGATGGCGTCGCTGGACGCGTACCGGGCGAACATCGAGGTCAACTTCTTCGGCGTGGTCGCGATGACGAAGGCCGCGCTGCCGCACCTGCGGGCCAGCCGAGGCCGCGTCGTGACCCTCGGCAGCACCCGTGGACTCATCGGGCAGCCGTTCAACGAGGCGTACTCGGCGGCCAAGTTCGCCGTCGAGGGCTTCCTCGAGAGCCTCGCCCCGACCGCGGCGGGGATGGGCGTCACCGTCACGATCGTGGAGCCCGGACCGGTGCTGGAGACCGCGTTCGGGGCGAACACCGGCATCACCCGGGACTCGCTCATCGCCGACTGCGGGCCCTACACCGACGTCCTCGTCCCGTACCTCGATTGGGTGGCGAGCGGCGGATATCCGGGCGCGCAGACCGCGCGCGAGGTCGCCGAGGTGGTCGTCGAATCGCTGTCCGATCCCCGACCCCCGCTGCGCGTCCTCACCAGCACTTGGGCCAAGGAGTACGCGAGCCGCAAGCTGGCCGACGTGGACGGATCGGCCGTGCAGACGGCGGCCCGATCCTGGCTCGGTCTTTCCTGA
- a CDS encoding SecDF P1 head subdomain-containing protein, with protein MMRARVLVILVLAATTVAGCSLPFGDKTKTRVTLSVSGDADHSTVETILRNRVTGAGMPKPGFAWTAEGLVMTVPGDRHEVDFAQLTAPGVLEFRKVVVRTPASQDCGKQPKASPPGESMIACDADGVGYGLDVAKVVHSDVASATYQRDQTGQQTVLIKFTGSGQAKFTDLSREAVGNSGWPACAQDALGGSGNCLVAIVLDNKVISAPEIISVLTGDAVISGSFTEAEAERLASVISAPQLPVDLTVAAVTVTQ; from the coding sequence ATGATGCGTGCCCGCGTACTGGTGATCCTGGTACTGGCCGCCACCACGGTGGCGGGCTGTTCGCTGCCGTTCGGCGACAAGACGAAGACCCGGGTCACCCTGTCGGTGAGCGGCGACGCCGACCATTCGACGGTGGAGACGATCCTGCGCAACCGGGTCACCGGGGCGGGGATGCCGAAGCCAGGGTTCGCCTGGACGGCGGAGGGACTGGTCATGACCGTCCCCGGCGATCGGCACGAGGTGGACTTCGCCCAGCTCACCGCGCCGGGCGTACTGGAGTTCCGCAAGGTCGTCGTCCGGACGCCGGCCAGCCAGGACTGCGGCAAGCAGCCGAAGGCCAGCCCGCCCGGCGAGTCGATGATCGCGTGCGACGCCGACGGCGTGGGGTACGGCCTCGACGTCGCCAAGGTCGTCCACTCCGATGTGGCCTCGGCGACCTACCAACGGGATCAGACCGGGCAGCAGACCGTTCTGATCAAGTTCACCGGCAGCGGCCAGGCCAAGTTCACCGATCTCAGCCGCGAGGCGGTCGGGAACTCGGGCTGGCCGGCGTGCGCGCAGGACGCCCTCGGCGGCAGCGGTAACTGCCTGGTCGCGATCGTGCTGGACAACAAGGTGATCTCCGCGCCCGAGATCATCTCGGTGCTGACCGGCGACGCCGTGATCAGCGGCTCCTTCACCGAGGCGGAGGCCGAACGGCTGGCGTCGGTCATCAGCGCACCCCAGCTGCCGGTCGATCTGACCGTCGCCGCGGTGACTGTCACGCAGTGA
- a CDS encoding helix-turn-helix domain-containing protein, whose translation MGKPHVVAVAVTDHAPIFELAILCEVFGIARPDLADPWYDFRLCAAHPGPIRTAQGLVVQTPYGLDDLVAADTVIAAAMHRPFQVTPPPSLVTALQEAYARGARLAGICSGAYALAEAGLLDDRPATTHWMYAEEFGVRYPAVKLDPDVLYVDDGQILTSAGTGAGIDLCLHMVATDFGATVANTVARRMVVPPHRDGGQAQYVQATRSVPPGEASLGPVLDWAREHLADPLTVADLAERARLGQRTFVRRFAETTGTSPLRWLTIERVRLAQQLLETTDQPVERIAGAVGFGTAANLRQHFSRATSVSPQTYRKVFRSRV comes from the coding sequence ATGGGCAAACCGCACGTCGTCGCGGTGGCCGTCACCGACCACGCGCCGATCTTCGAACTGGCAATCCTCTGCGAGGTCTTCGGCATCGCCCGGCCCGACCTGGCCGACCCCTGGTACGACTTCCGGCTGTGCGCGGCGCATCCGGGGCCGATCCGCACGGCGCAGGGCCTGGTGGTGCAGACGCCATATGGGCTGGACGACCTGGTCGCGGCCGACACCGTGATCGCCGCCGCGATGCACCGGCCGTTCCAGGTGACGCCGCCGCCGTCGCTGGTGACCGCCCTGCAGGAGGCGTACGCGCGGGGCGCCCGGCTCGCCGGGATCTGCAGCGGGGCGTACGCGCTGGCCGAGGCTGGCCTGCTCGACGACCGCCCGGCGACCACGCACTGGATGTACGCCGAGGAGTTCGGCGTCCGGTATCCGGCGGTGAAACTCGACCCGGACGTGCTCTACGTCGACGACGGCCAGATCCTGACCTCGGCGGGCACCGGGGCCGGCATCGACCTCTGCCTGCACATGGTCGCCACCGACTTCGGGGCCACGGTGGCGAACACGGTGGCCCGCCGGATGGTCGTGCCGCCGCATCGGGACGGCGGTCAGGCGCAATACGTCCAGGCGACGCGCTCGGTCCCGCCGGGGGAGGCGAGCCTCGGGCCGGTGCTGGACTGGGCCCGGGAACACCTCGCCGACCCGCTGACCGTGGCCGACCTGGCCGAACGCGCCCGGCTCGGGCAGCGTACGTTCGTGCGGCGGTTCGCCGAGACGACCGGCACCAGCCCGTTGCGCTGGCTCACCATCGAACGCGTACGCCTCGCCCAGCAGTTGCTGGAGACGACGGACCAGCCCGTCGAGCGGATCGCCGGCGCGGTCGGCTTCGGCACGGCGGCCAACCTGCGCCAGCACTTCAGTCGCGCGACCAGCGTCTCGCCGCAGACCTACCGCAAGGTCTTCCGCAGCCGCGTTTGA
- a CDS encoding SigE family RNA polymerase sigma factor has product MPPGPEQSFRDYVHARVAALSRSAYLLTGDAHLAEDLVQQTLVQVASRWERIVAGGDPDAYVRRVLYHQHVSWWRRWRREAVPVDRLPDTAGPLPDVALTVAVQQALAKLTPKQRAVLVLRYFEDLTETQAATVLGVGVGTVKSQTRDALARLRVLAPDLAELQEVAR; this is encoded by the coding sequence ATGCCACCCGGTCCCGAGCAGTCGTTCCGCGACTACGTGCACGCGCGCGTCGCGGCGCTGTCGCGGTCGGCGTACCTGCTCACCGGCGACGCCCATCTCGCCGAGGATCTCGTGCAGCAGACCCTGGTCCAGGTGGCGTCACGCTGGGAGCGGATCGTCGCCGGCGGCGACCCGGACGCGTACGTGCGGCGGGTCCTCTATCACCAGCACGTGTCCTGGTGGCGGCGGTGGCGGCGGGAAGCCGTACCGGTCGACCGGTTGCCCGACACCGCCGGGCCGCTCCCCGACGTCGCCCTGACCGTCGCCGTCCAGCAGGCCCTGGCCAAACTCACCCCGAAGCAGCGGGCGGTGCTCGTGCTGCGCTACTTCGAAGACCTCACCGAGACCCAGGCCGCCACGGTTCTCGGCGTCGGCGTCGGCACCGTCAAAAGTCAGACCCGCGACGCCCTCGCCCGGCTGCGCGTCCTCGCCCCCGACCTGGCCGAGCTGCAGGAGGTGGCCCGATGA
- a CDS encoding acyl-CoA thioesterase, with the protein MEPFSVQVTVRGYELDTQGHLNQAVYLQYGEHARWECLRAAGLSQDRLIASGVGPVALEVTVRYLRELRGGDVVDVTCEFEWGAGKTFRIRQDLRRPDGTPVAELTGVGGLLDLTARRLVTDPAGRFRALATKPELMGL; encoded by the coding sequence GTGGAGCCTTTCTCGGTCCAGGTCACCGTGCGCGGCTATGAGCTGGACACCCAGGGACACCTCAACCAAGCCGTCTATCTGCAATACGGCGAGCACGCCCGGTGGGAGTGCCTGCGGGCGGCCGGGCTGTCCCAGGACCGGCTGATCGCCAGCGGAGTCGGGCCGGTCGCCCTGGAGGTCACCGTGCGATACCTGCGGGAGCTGCGGGGCGGCGACGTGGTCGACGTCACCTGCGAGTTCGAGTGGGGTGCGGGAAAGACCTTCCGTATCCGGCAGGATCTGCGCCGGCCCGACGGCACGCCGGTGGCGGAGCTGACCGGGGTCGGCGGACTGCTCGACCTGACCGCGCGTCGGCTGGTCACCGACCCGGCGGGGCGGTTCCGCGCCCTCGCGACGAAGCCCGAGCTGATGGGTCTGTAG
- a CDS encoding APC family permease: MTLTETKAAPAATPTGHLSTVQGIALYVGAVLGTGVIALPALAARVAGPASLLAWLGLVLASIPLAATFAALGARHPDSGGVSTYARRAFGPRAAALVGWWFYAATPAGAPAAALFTGGYVEAAFGGGRVTVYATAVGLFAVVGLANYFGVRVSGRMQLILAGVLLTLLLVTAIAALPHAKLSNLTPFAPHGWFAVFPAAALLVWSFAGWEAVTHLAAEFRNPARALPRATAAAIVIVGGVYLLIAATVVLVLGAAAGANEAPLSALLAVGFGGPAKAAAAVVAVLLTLGVMNTYTAGSAKLGAALGRDGALPAWLARGSQSGEVPRRSLFVTIALGLGGFGIVAATGVGTAPLVLATTGCFVAVYAVGAAAALRLLPRRTGVWWTAVVALVTVLGLSLTTGLYLAWPLLVALAALLYVRRVANRRRESTPDTGREAATEPQPTGDIARVTA, encoded by the coding sequence GTGACGCTCACCGAAACCAAGGCGGCCCCGGCGGCGACCCCGACCGGCCACCTGTCCACCGTCCAGGGAATCGCCCTCTACGTCGGCGCCGTGCTCGGCACCGGAGTCATCGCCCTGCCCGCCCTCGCCGCCCGGGTCGCCGGGCCCGCGTCGCTGCTGGCCTGGCTCGGCCTGGTGCTGGCATCGATCCCGCTGGCCGCCACGTTCGCCGCGCTCGGCGCGCGTCATCCGGACAGCGGCGGAGTCTCCACGTACGCCCGCCGCGCGTTCGGCCCTCGGGCAGCCGCCCTGGTCGGCTGGTGGTTCTACGCCGCCACCCCGGCCGGCGCGCCCGCCGCCGCTCTGTTCACCGGCGGCTACGTCGAAGCCGCCTTCGGCGGTGGCCGCGTCACCGTGTACGCCACCGCCGTCGGCCTGTTCGCCGTCGTCGGCCTGGCCAACTACTTCGGCGTACGCGTCTCCGGCCGGATGCAGCTGATCCTCGCCGGGGTGTTGCTGACCCTGCTGCTCGTGACGGCCATCGCCGCGCTGCCGCACGCCAAGCTGAGCAACCTGACGCCGTTCGCGCCGCACGGCTGGTTCGCCGTGTTCCCCGCGGCCGCCCTGCTCGTCTGGAGTTTCGCTGGCTGGGAGGCGGTGACGCACCTGGCGGCCGAGTTCCGTAACCCGGCGCGGGCACTCCCCCGCGCGACGGCGGCCGCGATCGTCATCGTCGGCGGCGTCTACCTCCTGATCGCCGCGACCGTGGTGCTGGTTCTGGGCGCGGCGGCGGGCGCGAACGAGGCTCCCCTGTCCGCGCTGCTGGCCGTCGGGTTCGGCGGACCGGCCAAGGCCGCGGCGGCCGTCGTCGCGGTGTTGCTGACCCTCGGCGTCATGAACACGTACACCGCCGGATCGGCGAAGCTCGGCGCCGCGCTCGGCCGTGACGGGGCACTCCCGGCATGGCTGGCCCGGGGCAGTCAGTCGGGCGAGGTGCCCCGCCGCAGCCTGTTCGTGACGATCGCGCTCGGGCTGGGCGGATTCGGTATCGTCGCCGCGACCGGTGTCGGCACGGCGCCGCTGGTGCTCGCGACGACGGGCTGCTTCGTCGCCGTGTACGCCGTCGGCGCGGCGGCGGCGCTCCGGTTGCTGCCGCGGCGTACGGGCGTCTGGTGGACGGCCGTCGTCGCACTGGTGACCGTCCTCGGCCTCAGCCTGACGACCGGGCTCTACCTAGCCTGGCCCCTGCTCGTGGCGCTCGCCGCCCTCCTCTACGTCCGCCGCGTGGCCAACCGCCGCCGCGAGTCCACCCCCGACACAGGCCGGGAAGCGGCCACCGAGCCACAGCCGACTGGCGATATCGCCCGCGTCACTGCGTGA
- a CDS encoding TolB family protein: MTTRLTQALHDAAGTAPGVRLPDDLWRRGRRTRRRRRVVASILCLLVLAGLAWLPVRGHTDTGFAGGGPDVLPRSVAEPYLWQQTFDADPNGPVKLAFTTGHSLNFETAVVLVGRDDSYRLIYLNPGQDAGSLSPDGRYLLRQNLLDLTSGKVRMVSEPIWALNLTPVWAPDSRTAVAVIDRDDGVITYGPNNEQLNDPSHADDIVLVDVATGKLRTLLTADTDAAWRASFSPDGRRIAMVLGKAGKDYRFVVVDVATGALQVDLPINDRQTLAGPAAFSPDGSFVYLAYGEQCGWWMYCGNQTFHLQRLDLADRRISDEAARFTGWPSLVAWRDGAPFLTTTDVATDSCQAVLLTPGRAQRLPLAVAGHGCGDWARDLLEHGRLDGPAIAPSPWAAQWWAYLPVAVGGLILGLWCYRRYGRRPWSVALSKSPRDGQEPT; this comes from the coding sequence ATGACGACCCGGCTGACGCAGGCGCTCCACGACGCCGCGGGCACGGCTCCCGGCGTACGCCTGCCGGACGACCTGTGGCGACGCGGACGGCGTACCCGGCGACGCCGGCGGGTCGTCGCGAGCATCCTCTGCCTGCTCGTGCTCGCGGGCCTGGCCTGGCTCCCCGTACGCGGCCACACCGACACCGGGTTCGCCGGCGGCGGACCGGACGTGCTGCCGAGGTCGGTGGCCGAGCCGTACCTGTGGCAGCAGACCTTCGACGCCGACCCGAACGGGCCGGTCAAGCTCGCCTTCACCACCGGGCACAGCCTCAACTTCGAAACCGCCGTCGTGCTGGTCGGGCGAGACGACTCGTATCGCCTGATCTACCTCAATCCCGGTCAGGACGCCGGCAGCCTCTCCCCCGACGGGCGCTACCTGCTCCGGCAGAACCTGCTGGACCTCACGTCCGGCAAGGTCCGCATGGTGTCGGAGCCGATCTGGGCGCTGAACCTGACGCCGGTCTGGGCTCCGGACAGTCGCACTGCGGTCGCGGTGATCGACCGTGACGACGGTGTCATCACCTACGGGCCGAACAACGAGCAGCTCAACGACCCCTCGCATGCCGACGACATCGTCCTGGTCGACGTCGCGACCGGAAAGCTGCGTACGCTCCTCACCGCCGACACCGATGCCGCTTGGCGAGCGTCGTTCTCGCCGGACGGCCGCCGGATCGCCATGGTCCTGGGCAAGGCGGGAAAGGACTATCGCTTCGTCGTCGTCGACGTGGCCACCGGCGCGTTGCAGGTGGACCTGCCGATCAACGACCGGCAAACGCTGGCCGGGCCAGCCGCGTTCAGCCCGGACGGCTCCTTCGTCTACCTGGCGTACGGTGAACAGTGCGGCTGGTGGATGTACTGCGGCAACCAGACCTTCCACCTCCAGCGGCTGGACCTCGCCGACCGGCGGATCTCCGACGAGGCCGCCCGGTTCACCGGCTGGCCCAGTCTGGTCGCCTGGCGCGACGGTGCGCCGTTCCTGACCACCACCGACGTCGCCACCGACTCCTGCCAAGCCGTCCTTCTCACGCCCGGCCGAGCGCAGCGACTCCCCCTCGCGGTCGCCGGGCACGGCTGCGGCGATTGGGCACGTGACCTGCTCGAACACGGGCGGCTCGACGGTCCCGCCATCGCACCGTCGCCCTGGGCGGCCCAGTGGTGGGCGTACCTGCCGGTCGCCGTCGGCGGGCTGATCCTGGGCTTGTGGTGCTATCGGCGGTACGGCCGCCGCCCGTGGTCCGTCGCATTGAGCAAGTCGCCACGGGACGGCCAGGAACCGACCTGA
- a CDS encoding MFS transporter, which yields MKLGRQFNLLWAGQTVSNVGDKITLFVVPTVMILLLHASAFQVGLVGMAQYLAIPLLSLVAGMLVDRWNLRATLVACDLIRLIVVLSLPVAYWLDVLSIPLVFAAVAVLNATSVFFNIGYTATIASIVPGDGRVKAYANLETSRTASEVVGPAIAGVLYQLLGVASLVIDAATYLVSAGAIRTMQPYGSAVERKESMWTRLKQGVRLNWHDPVLRRTVQGTLLANIGGPIYVTVMPMFAYRGLGLSVGAMGAAMSVAAVGAVVGTFFAQRISRRIGAARVMPWSIFLHSLVGLGILAAPLLPGAIVIGATLAAYGFFMVWYNVSTAAVRQARVPVSDQAVSHAAFRTITWGIIPVSVFVGGVLVDLLDDGFGILAATKITMVFGTLIGTFFAAVPLWAVHRLVTAAAAADTDEPTVGVQEKVKAA from the coding sequence ATGAAGCTCGGGCGGCAGTTCAACCTGCTGTGGGCCGGGCAGACGGTCAGCAACGTCGGCGACAAGATCACCCTGTTCGTGGTGCCGACGGTGATGATCCTGCTGCTGCACGCCTCGGCGTTCCAGGTGGGCCTGGTCGGGATGGCGCAGTACCTCGCCATCCCGCTGCTCAGCCTGGTCGCGGGGATGCTGGTCGACCGGTGGAACCTGCGGGCCACCCTCGTCGCCTGCGATCTGATCCGGCTGATCGTCGTGCTCTCGCTGCCGGTGGCGTACTGGCTCGACGTGCTGTCGATCCCGCTGGTGTTCGCCGCCGTCGCCGTGCTCAACGCGACCTCGGTCTTCTTCAACATCGGCTACACCGCCACGATCGCGTCGATCGTGCCCGGCGACGGGCGGGTCAAGGCGTACGCGAACCTGGAGACCAGCCGGACGGCGTCCGAAGTGGTCGGACCGGCCATCGCCGGGGTGCTCTACCAACTCCTGGGCGTGGCGTCGCTGGTCATCGACGCGGCTACGTATCTGGTGTCGGCCGGGGCGATCCGGACCATGCAGCCCTACGGTTCGGCCGTCGAGCGCAAGGAGTCGATGTGGACCCGGCTCAAGCAGGGCGTCCGGCTGAACTGGCATGATCCGGTGCTGCGCCGGACGGTCCAGGGCACCCTGCTGGCCAACATCGGCGGGCCGATCTACGTCACCGTGATGCCGATGTTCGCGTACCGGGGACTGGGGTTGTCGGTCGGCGCGATGGGCGCGGCGATGTCGGTCGCCGCCGTCGGCGCGGTCGTCGGGACCTTCTTCGCCCAGCGGATCAGCCGCCGGATCGGGGCGGCCCGGGTCATGCCGTGGTCGATCTTCCTGCACTCGCTCGTCGGGCTCGGCATCCTCGCCGCACCCCTCCTGCCCGGCGCGATCGTCATCGGCGCGACGCTGGCGGCGTACGGGTTCTTCATGGTCTGGTACAACGTCAGCACCGCCGCCGTCCGGCAGGCTCGCGTACCGGTCTCGGACCAGGCCGTCTCGCACGCCGCCTTCCGCACGATCACCTGGGGCATCATCCCGGTGAGCGTGTTCGTCGGCGGCGTCCTCGTGGACCTGCTCGACGACGGGTTCGGCATCCTCGCCGCCACGAAGATCACCATGGTCTTCGGCACGCTCATCGGCACCTTCTTCGCGGCGGTTCCGCTGTGGGCGGTGCATCGACTGGTCACGGCGGCAGCCGCCGCGGACACCGATGAGCCCACCGTCGGAGTACAGGAGAAGGTGAAAGCGGCATGA
- a CDS encoding DUF6458 family protein has protein sequence MGIGASIFLLAVGAILTFALDVRIAGIDLDAVGWILMAAGALGLVITTIFWSNRRSRTTVAEEPVEYRRVEERSDVPPPPIR, from the coding sequence GTGGGTATCGGTGCCAGCATCTTCCTGCTCGCCGTAGGCGCGATTCTGACCTTCGCGCTGGATGTCAGAATCGCCGGAATAGATCTCGACGCCGTCGGCTGGATCCTCATGGCGGCCGGCGCCCTGGGCCTGGTCATCACGACCATCTTCTGGAGCAACCGCCGGTCCCGGACGACGGTGGCCGAGGAGCCGGTCGAGTACCGCCGGGTCGAGGAACGCTCAGACGTTCCGCCGCCTCCGATCAGGTGA
- a CDS encoding ABC-F family ATP-binding cassette domain-containing protein, producing the protein MSSSLVVQDLGFAWPDGDRVFDSLSFTVGPGRTGLVGLNGSGKSTLLRLIAGVLRPASGTVHTAGSLGYLRQDLTLDTQMPVDELLGIADTRRALQAIERGETDVAHFTAVGDDWDVDERARAVLDRLGLTHVDLDRRIGQVSGGEAILLGLAAQLVRRPEVLLLDEPTNNLDRAARTRLYEAVAAWPGVLLVVSHDRALLELVDQIAELRDGEIRFFGGGFSDYEAAVEAEQETAERLVRVAEADVRRQRRELIDARTKLDRRVRYGQKMNDTKREPKIVMGNRKRAAQVSAGKHKTMHQEKLEQARERLVEAEEAVREDDTIRVDLPATEVPAGRTVLTVHARLAHVGHQVDLLVRGPERIGLVGANGAGKSTLLRTVTGELAPAEGSVDAAVPLRYLPQRLDLLDDRLTIVENVARVAPDATPNQIRSRLARFLFRGTRADQVAGTLSGGERFRATLAALLLAEPAPQLLLLDEPTNNLDLTSVRQLSQALEAYRGALVVASHDEPFLESIGITRRVTLPT; encoded by the coding sequence GTGTCTAGTTCCCTTGTCGTACAAGATCTCGGATTCGCCTGGCCCGACGGCGACCGTGTCTTCGACTCCCTCTCGTTCACCGTCGGCCCGGGGCGTACCGGGCTCGTCGGGCTCAACGGCTCCGGCAAGTCGACCTTGCTGCGCCTGATCGCCGGCGTGCTGCGGCCGGCTTCGGGCACCGTGCACACCGCGGGCAGCCTCGGCTACCTGCGGCAGGATCTGACCCTCGACACCCAGATGCCGGTGGACGAGCTGCTCGGCATCGCCGATACCCGGCGGGCGTTGCAGGCGATCGAGCGCGGCGAGACCGACGTGGCGCACTTCACCGCCGTCGGCGACGACTGGGACGTCGACGAACGGGCGCGCGCGGTGCTCGACCGGCTCGGGCTGACCCACGTCGACCTCGACCGGCGCATCGGCCAGGTCTCCGGCGGGGAGGCGATCCTGCTCGGGCTCGCCGCCCAACTGGTCCGGCGACCCGAGGTGCTGCTGCTCGACGAGCCGACCAACAACCTGGACCGCGCTGCGCGTACCAGACTGTATGAAGCCGTCGCGGCGTGGCCGGGAGTCCTGCTCGTGGTCAGCCACGATCGGGCCCTGCTGGAGCTGGTGGACCAGATCGCCGAGCTGCGCGACGGCGAGATCCGATTCTTCGGCGGCGGCTTCAGCGACTACGAGGCCGCCGTCGAGGCCGAGCAGGAGACGGCCGAACGCCTGGTCCGGGTGGCCGAGGCGGACGTCCGGCGGCAGCGCCGGGAGCTGATCGACGCCCGGACGAAGCTCGACCGGCGCGTTCGCTACGGCCAGAAGATGAACGACACCAAGCGCGAGCCGAAGATCGTGATGGGCAACCGCAAGCGCGCGGCGCAGGTGTCCGCGGGCAAGCACAAGACCATGCACCAGGAGAAGCTGGAGCAGGCGCGAGAGCGCCTGGTCGAGGCGGAGGAGGCGGTCCGCGAGGACGACACCATCCGCGTCGATCTCCCGGCCACCGAGGTGCCGGCCGGTCGCACCGTGCTGACGGTCCACGCCCGGCTCGCGCACGTGGGTCATCAGGTGGATCTACTGGTACGCGGACCGGAGCGCATCGGATTGGTGGGCGCGAACGGCGCCGGGAAGTCCACATTGCTCCGGACGGTGACGGGCGAACTGGCTCCCGCCGAAGGTTCGGTGGACGCCGCGGTTCCGTTGCGCTACCTGCCGCAGCGACTCGACCTGCTCGACGATCGGCTGACCATCGTGGAGAACGTCGCCCGGGTGGCGCCGGACGCCACGCCGAATCAGATCCGGTCGCGGCTGGCCCGATTCCTGTTCCGGGGAACGCGAGCCGACCAGGTCGCCGGTACGCTCTCCGGCGGCGAGCGCTTCCGCGCGACGCTGGCTGCGCTGCTGCTGGCCGAACCGGCACCGCAACTGTTGTTGCTGGACGAGCCGACGAACAATCTCGACTTGACCAGCGTCCGGCAGCTGTCGCAGGCGTTGGAGGCCTATCGCGGGGCGCTCGTCGTGGCCAGCCACGACGAGCCGTTCCTGGAGTCGATCGGGATCACCCGCCGCGTAACCCTCCCCACCTGA